ACGCGGCGCAGATCAAGGCCTTTGCGCACCAGTTCGATCCGCAGCCCTTTCACACCGACGAAGAAGCCGCGAAGAGCACTTTCTTCGGCGGCCTTGCGGCTAGCGGCTGGCACACGGCGGCGCTCACGATGAAGCTGCTGGTGGAAAGCGGCATTCCGCTCGCCGAGGGCATCATCGGCTCGGGCGGCGAACTGCAATGGCCCAAGCCGACGCGCCCCGGCGATGTGCTGCACGTGGTGAGCGAGGTGGTCGAGATCGTGCCTTCGCGTTCCAAGCCTGGC
The Variovorax paradoxus genome window above contains:
- a CDS encoding MaoC family dehydratase, encoding MAALPEDTGAQRAMYLEDLSVGDRFQSGEHALDAAQIKAFAHQFDPQPFHTDEEAAKSTFFGGLAASGWHTAALTMKLLVESGIPLAEGIIGSGGELQWPKPTRPGDVLHVVSEVVEIVPSRSKPGRAMVTMRCRTLNQHGEVVQNFTPRLVVHARPA